A region from the Sandaracinus amylolyticus genome encodes:
- a CDS encoding sulfite exporter TauE/SafE family protein — MTDASAVELVVLALVGLVAGWINTVAGAGSLLLLPALIFTGLDASAANATNRLGILATTIAAVVGYRRAGLSVGRNELVLTGAAMVGGGIGSFIATLLAPEQMQIAIVVAMGVMLVLSLIPTKKKPVEGEAPPAAAKLPAPTAGMIAAFVAIGTYGGFLQAGVGIVALLYLSIAHGVSLVASNVVKSTVTLALTVIAIAVFAARGETIDVVRGGVLAVTSAIGGLVGARATVALGDRFVRVTVVIAVVASMIKLVHDMI; from the coding sequence ATGACCGACGCGAGCGCGGTCGAGCTCGTCGTGCTCGCGCTGGTCGGGCTCGTCGCGGGCTGGATCAACACGGTCGCGGGCGCGGGCTCGCTGCTGCTGCTCCCGGCGCTGATCTTCACCGGGCTCGACGCGAGCGCGGCGAACGCGACGAACCGGCTCGGGATCCTCGCGACGACGATCGCCGCGGTGGTCGGCTATCGACGCGCCGGGCTCTCGGTCGGGCGCAACGAGCTCGTGCTCACCGGCGCGGCGATGGTGGGCGGCGGGATCGGCTCGTTCATCGCGACGCTGCTCGCGCCGGAGCAGATGCAGATCGCGATCGTGGTCGCGATGGGCGTCATGCTGGTGCTCTCGCTGATCCCGACGAAGAAGAAGCCGGTCGAGGGCGAGGCGCCTCCGGCCGCGGCGAAGCTCCCCGCGCCGACGGCGGGGATGATCGCGGCGTTCGTCGCGATCGGGACCTACGGCGGGTTCCTGCAGGCCGGCGTGGGGATCGTCGCGCTGCTGTACCTCTCGATCGCGCACGGCGTGTCGCTGGTCGCGTCGAACGTCGTGAAGAGCACGGTGACGCTCGCGCTGACGGTGATCGCGATCGCGGTGTTCGCGGCGCGCGGCGAGACCATCGACGTGGTGCGCGGCGGCGTGCTCGCGGTGACCAGCGCGATCGGCGGGCTCGTGGGGGCGCGCGCGACGGTGGCGCTCGGGGATCGCTTCGTGCGCGTCACGGTCGTGATCGCGGTCGTCGCGAGCATGATCAAGCTCGTCCACGACATGATCTGA
- a CDS encoding alpha/beta hydrolase: protein MRAATDPNAKLRGRLESFVIESAALRGNVLGDPHAREVLVYLPPSYDASSTRRYPVVVILAPYAATNRSMIAWRLWEPSTFELYESLLARGEADEAILVSPDCCNRWGGSQFLDSPASGLYQSHVAGEVLPEVDARYRTIAEKAGRAVVGRSSGGFGALRLALDRPELFAAVGSHAGDGLFEVSIRPTFTSIAITIDREGGVEKFLERFERTGPKGGGDFDTIAMIATAAAYAPAPESPFPHCELPFDARTARPIDAVWQRFLEHDPVVRLERDASAMRDLALVFLDAGDRDEHGLQFAARRMAELLRARGANVRHEEFPGGHRGTHARYAVSLPALVGALAKG from the coding sequence ATGAGGGCAGCGACGGATCCGAACGCGAAGCTGCGCGGGCGGCTCGAGTCGTTCGTGATCGAGAGCGCGGCGCTGCGCGGGAACGTGCTCGGCGATCCGCATGCGCGCGAGGTGCTCGTGTACCTGCCGCCGTCGTACGACGCGTCGAGCACGCGGCGGTATCCAGTGGTCGTGATCCTCGCGCCGTACGCGGCGACGAACCGATCGATGATCGCGTGGCGCTTGTGGGAGCCGAGCACGTTCGAGCTCTACGAGTCGCTGCTCGCGCGTGGTGAGGCGGACGAGGCGATCCTGGTGTCGCCCGATTGCTGCAATCGGTGGGGAGGGAGCCAGTTCCTCGACTCGCCGGCGAGCGGGCTCTACCAGTCGCACGTCGCGGGCGAGGTGCTGCCCGAGGTCGACGCGCGGTATCGGACGATCGCGGAGAAGGCGGGGCGCGCGGTGGTGGGGCGCAGCTCGGGCGGGTTCGGCGCGCTGCGGCTCGCGCTCGATCGGCCCGAGCTCTTCGCGGCGGTGGGCAGCCACGCGGGCGACGGGCTCTTCGAGGTGAGCATCCGTCCGACGTTCACGAGCATCGCGATCACGATCGATCGCGAGGGCGGCGTCGAGAAGTTCCTCGAGCGCTTCGAGCGCACCGGGCCGAAGGGCGGTGGGGACTTCGACACCATCGCGATGATCGCGACCGCGGCGGCGTACGCGCCGGCACCGGAGTCGCCCTTCCCTCACTGCGAGCTGCCCTTCGACGCGCGCACCGCGCGGCCGATCGACGCGGTGTGGCAGCGCTTCCTCGAGCACGACCCGGTGGTGCGGCTCGAGCGCGACGCGAGCGCGATGCGTGATCTCGCGCTGGTGTTCCTCGACGCCGGGGATCGCGACGAGCACGGGCTGCAGTTCGCGGCGCGCCGGATGGCGGAGCTGCTGCGAGCGCGAGGCGCGAACGTGCGGCACGAGGAGTTCCCGGGCGGGCATCGCGGGACGCACGCGCGGTACGCAGTGTCGCTGCCGGCGCTCGTCGGCGCGCTCGCGAAGGGCTGA
- a CDS encoding serine/threonine-protein kinase, with product MRRSLDPTLQPGATLDGRFRLMREIASGAMGAVWEAIDTTGRASDPQVEAGTVVALKVLRPELHSEPSIRRRFRREASVLQSISHPAVVRILDLGTDAGDRSYTVMELLKGETLEARLARDKRLDAPTLAPMLRAIADGLGAVHAHGVIHGDLKPSNVFLTEGGESPVKIVDFGLSKIEGLERLTRTGELTGTPAYMAPELLTGASELDARLDQYALGVVLYQALAGRLPFVKVHPGALMFEIVMGQGTPLREAAPDVPEAVCAVVARAMAPKREDRFADVLELARALEAASR from the coding sequence GTGAGGCGGTCTCTCGATCCGACGCTGCAGCCCGGCGCGACGCTCGACGGACGCTTCCGTCTGATGCGCGAGATCGCGTCGGGCGCGATGGGCGCGGTGTGGGAGGCGATCGACACGACCGGGCGCGCCAGCGATCCGCAGGTCGAGGCGGGCACCGTGGTCGCGCTGAAGGTGCTGCGGCCCGAGCTGCACTCGGAGCCTTCGATCCGCCGGCGCTTCCGGCGCGAGGCGTCGGTGCTGCAGTCGATCTCGCACCCCGCGGTGGTGCGCATCCTCGACCTCGGGACCGATGCGGGCGATCGCTCGTACACGGTGATGGAGCTCTTGAAGGGCGAGACGCTCGAGGCGCGGCTCGCGCGCGACAAGCGGCTCGACGCGCCGACGCTCGCGCCGATGCTCCGCGCGATCGCCGATGGGCTCGGCGCAGTGCACGCGCACGGCGTGATCCACGGGGACCTCAAGCCGTCGAACGTGTTCCTCACCGAGGGCGGCGAGAGCCCGGTGAAGATCGTCGACTTCGGGCTCTCGAAGATCGAGGGGCTCGAGCGGCTCACGCGCACCGGCGAGCTCACGGGGACGCCCGCGTACATGGCGCCCGAGCTGCTGACCGGCGCGAGCGAGCTCGACGCGCGGCTCGATCAGTACGCGCTCGGCGTCGTGCTCTACCAGGCGCTCGCAGGGCGCCTACCGTTCGTGAAGGTGCACCCGGGAGCGCTGATGTTCGAGATCGTGATGGGCCAGGGGACGCCGCTGCGCGAGGCCGCGCCCGACGTGCCCGAGGCGGTGTGCGCGGTGGTCGCGAGGGCGATGGCGCCCAAGCGCGAAGATCGCTTCGCGGACGTGCTCGAGCTCGCGCGCGCGCTCGAGGCGGCGAGCCGATGA
- a CDS encoding metallophosphoesterase, producing the protein MRLAVIGDVHLRFDARDVAALDAGGYDAVLFVGDLAGYAQRGGVKVAKVIATLRTPAIVVPGNHDATNAAQLLAEVMHNEAAAALVSRGMGKRVAELRDALGGATLGGYSLHAVRGADGERIEVVVARPHSFGGPRLSFRAYLREAFGVESIEQSTERLCAVIDRVEGARVIVLAHNGPSGLGDRRDAIWGVDFKPSEGDHGDVDLRAAIEHARARGKKVIAVLAGHMHRKLRGGGERAWQVREGETLFVNAARVPRVWREGETRKRCWVEVGIEGERVEAREVVSG; encoded by the coding sequence GTGCGGCTGGCGGTGATCGGGGACGTGCACCTGCGCTTCGACGCGCGCGACGTGGCGGCGCTCGATGCGGGTGGGTACGACGCGGTGCTCTTCGTCGGGGATCTCGCGGGGTACGCGCAGCGCGGGGGCGTGAAGGTCGCGAAGGTGATCGCGACGCTGCGCACGCCGGCGATCGTCGTGCCGGGGAACCACGACGCGACGAACGCCGCGCAGCTGCTCGCGGAGGTGATGCACAACGAGGCGGCGGCCGCGCTGGTGTCGCGCGGGATGGGGAAGCGGGTCGCGGAGCTGCGCGATGCGCTCGGCGGCGCGACGCTCGGCGGGTACTCGCTGCACGCGGTGCGCGGGGCGGACGGCGAGCGGATCGAGGTGGTGGTCGCGCGGCCTCACTCGTTCGGCGGGCCGCGGCTCTCGTTCCGCGCGTACCTGCGCGAGGCGTTCGGCGTGGAGTCGATCGAGCAGTCGACGGAGCGGCTGTGCGCGGTGATCGATCGGGTCGAGGGCGCGCGTGTGATCGTGCTCGCGCACAACGGGCCGAGCGGGCTCGGGGATCGACGCGATGCGATCTGGGGCGTCGACTTCAAGCCGAGCGAGGGCGATCACGGCGACGTGGATCTGCGCGCGGCGATCGAGCATGCGAGGGCGCGCGGCAAGAAGGTGATCGCGGTGCTCGCGGGGCACATGCACCGGAAGCTGCGCGGCGGGGGCGAGCGCGCGTGGCAGGTGCGCGAAGGCGAGACGCTCTTCGTGAACGCGGCGCGCGTGCCGCGGGTGTGGCGCGAGGGCGAGACGCGGAAGCGGTGCTGGGTCGAGGTGGGGATCGAAGGGGAGCGGGTGGAGGCACGCGAGGTGGTCTCGGGCTGA
- a CDS encoding DUF1015 family protein, with protein MVATIGLTGLRPAPEQVALVTAPPYDVIKKGSELEALLAARSQSLYHVTLGERPAEAFARLRSEAALIADDEPAYYVYEQRFGAESRTGVFVAAEVTPYAAKQIIRHEKTFDDKVKGRIALARATDHTFGPVFALTRAKIGAVLAKAKSDAPLYHFTTDLQALNDLHGIESRIWRVTQASELGREIQETLATQPFYIADGHHRYHAALLNPQTHALVYVTEEARIQAYDRVVNGVRRFADIRSALALRPTSTLHTPPKHTFCLYTRDGAYLLDAKSIPTDVVGRLDCSILERELYPQLGLTHSMIQDPKHFDYYPESQIDQMKAAVDRGEYDLAIALHPVSIDELVAVADAGLSNPDIVMPEKSTFFAPKILSGLFVYRHVMK; from the coding sequence ATGGTCGCCACCATCGGTCTCACCGGTCTGCGCCCCGCGCCCGAGCAGGTCGCTCTCGTCACCGCGCCGCCCTACGACGTCATCAAGAAGGGCAGCGAGCTCGAGGCGCTCCTCGCCGCGCGCTCGCAGTCGCTCTACCACGTCACGCTCGGCGAGCGCCCCGCCGAGGCCTTCGCGCGCCTCCGCTCCGAGGCCGCGCTGATCGCCGACGACGAGCCCGCCTACTACGTCTACGAGCAGCGCTTCGGTGCCGAATCCCGCACCGGTGTCTTCGTCGCGGCCGAGGTCACGCCCTACGCGGCCAAGCAGATCATCCGCCACGAGAAGACCTTCGACGACAAGGTCAAAGGCCGCATCGCTCTCGCGCGCGCCACCGATCACACGTTCGGTCCCGTCTTCGCGCTCACCCGCGCGAAGATCGGCGCCGTCCTCGCGAAGGCCAAGAGCGACGCGCCGCTCTACCACTTCACGACCGACCTCCAGGCGCTCAACGACCTGCACGGCATCGAGTCGCGCATCTGGCGCGTGACCCAGGCGAGCGAGCTCGGCCGCGAGATCCAAGAGACGCTCGCGACCCAGCCCTTCTACATCGCCGACGGCCACCACCGCTATCACGCGGCGCTGCTCAACCCGCAGACCCACGCGCTCGTCTACGTCACCGAGGAAGCGCGCATCCAGGCTTACGACCGCGTCGTCAACGGCGTGCGTCGCTTCGCGGACATCAGGAGCGCGCTCGCGCTTCGCCCCACGAGCACGCTGCACACGCCGCCGAAGCACACGTTCTGTCTCTACACGCGCGACGGCGCGTACCTGCTCGACGCGAAGTCGATCCCCACCGACGTCGTCGGTCGCCTCGACTGCTCGATCCTCGAGCGCGAGCTCTACCCGCAGCTCGGCCTGACGCACTCGATGATCCAGGACCCGAAGCACTTCGACTACTACCCCGAGTCGCAGATCGATCAGATGAAGGCGGCCGTCGATCGCGGCGAGTACGACCTCGCGATCGCGCTGCACCCGGTGTCGATCGACGAGCTCGTCGCGGTCGCCGACGCGGGCCTCTCGAACCCCGACATCGTCATGCCGGAGAAGAGCACCTTCTTCGCGCCGAAGATCCTCAGCGGCCTCTTCGTGTACCGCCACGTGATGAAGTAA
- the dapB gene encoding 4-hydroxy-tetrahydrodipicolinate reductase: MHGAGGRMGRAIVRAIAEDGKLALVAAIDREDGEAIGQDAGELAGVGALGVTVSADRALATKADVVIDFSSPHATAAMARACAAARTPMVIGTTGLDGEANAAIGALAKEAAVVVAPNTGIGVNVLFHLAAEAARLLGPAFDAEIVEMHHKKKVDAPSGTAIRLAERVADAKGLGPESFVHGRSGQVGARPEREIGIVALRGGDVIGDHTLVLAGPGERIELTHRAHDRSLFATGALRAARWVASAGRAGRFDMGDVLGLR; this comes from the coding sequence ATGCACGGCGCGGGCGGGCGCATGGGGCGCGCGATCGTGCGCGCGATCGCCGAGGACGGAAAGCTCGCGCTGGTCGCCGCGATCGATCGCGAGGACGGCGAGGCGATCGGCCAGGACGCGGGCGAGCTCGCGGGCGTGGGCGCGCTCGGGGTGACGGTGTCGGCGGATCGCGCGCTCGCGACGAAGGCCGACGTGGTGATCGACTTCTCCTCGCCGCACGCGACCGCCGCGATGGCGCGCGCCTGCGCCGCGGCGCGCACGCCGATGGTGATCGGCACCACCGGGCTCGACGGCGAGGCGAACGCCGCGATCGGCGCGCTCGCGAAGGAGGCCGCGGTGGTCGTCGCGCCGAACACCGGCATCGGCGTGAACGTGCTCTTCCACCTCGCGGCGGAGGCGGCGCGGCTGCTCGGCCCGGCGTTCGACGCCGAGATCGTCGAGATGCACCACAAGAAGAAGGTCGACGCGCCGAGCGGCACCGCGATCCGGCTCGCCGAGCGGGTCGCGGACGCGAAGGGCCTGGGCCCCGAGTCGTTCGTGCACGGGCGCAGCGGTCAGGTCGGCGCGCGCCCGGAGCGCGAGATCGGCATCGTCGCGCTGCGCGGGGGTGACGTGATCGGCGATCACACGCTGGTGCTCGCGGGGCCCGGCGAGCGCATCGAGCTGACGCACCGCGCCCACGATCGCTCGCTGTTCGCGACGGGCGCGCTGCGCGCGGCGCGGTGGGTCGCGTCGGCGGGGCGCGCCGGGCGGTTCGACATGGGTGACGTGCTCGGGCTGCGGTGA
- the dapA gene encoding 4-hydroxy-tetrahydrodipicolinate synthase: MSTFTGTLPALITPFRDGKVDVAALRELVERCVVGGCEGLVPCGTTGESVTLSEEEHALVVRTVVEQAKKRVPVVAGAGTVSTSHTIHLAEISRDAGADGLLLVCPYYNRPTQAGLEAHFRAVAKAVPLPTLLYNIPVRTGVDLALETLEKLADVKAIVGIKEATGNVLRSQQIVARMGDRFDVLSGDDALTLPVLSVGGKGVISVTANLLPKETSDVVRLWNAGDVAGARALHLRLSAVHEAMFVEANPGPVKAAIADAGHIAKEMRLPLVWPAEPSVDKVRAALRDFRGARA; encoded by the coding sequence ATGAGCACGTTCACCGGTACGCTTCCCGCGCTGATCACCCCGTTCCGCGACGGGAAGGTCGACGTCGCGGCGCTGCGCGAGCTCGTCGAGCGCTGCGTCGTGGGAGGCTGCGAGGGGCTCGTCCCGTGCGGCACCACCGGCGAGTCGGTGACGCTCTCCGAGGAAGAGCACGCGCTCGTCGTGCGCACCGTCGTCGAGCAGGCGAAGAAGCGCGTCCCCGTCGTCGCGGGCGCGGGCACCGTCTCCACCTCGCACACGATCCACCTCGCCGAGATCTCGCGCGACGCGGGCGCCGACGGCCTCCTCCTCGTGTGCCCCTACTACAACCGCCCGACCCAGGCGGGCCTCGAGGCGCACTTCCGCGCGGTCGCGAAGGCCGTCCCGCTCCCGACGCTCCTCTACAACATCCCGGTGCGCACCGGCGTCGACCTCGCGCTCGAGACGCTCGAGAAGCTCGCCGACGTGAAGGCGATCGTCGGCATCAAGGAGGCGACCGGGAACGTGCTGCGCAGCCAGCAGATCGTCGCGCGTATGGGCGATCGCTTCGACGTGCTCTCGGGCGACGACGCGCTGACGCTCCCGGTGCTGAGCGTCGGCGGCAAGGGCGTCATCAGCGTCACCGCGAACCTGCTCCCGAAGGAGACCAGCGACGTCGTGCGCCTCTGGAACGCGGGCGACGTCGCGGGCGCGCGCGCGCTGCATCTCCGGCTGAGCGCGGTGCACGAGGCGATGTTCGTCGAGGCGAACCCCGGCCCGGTGAAGGCCGCGATCGCCGACGCCGGGCACATCGCGAAGGAGATGCGCCTGCCGCTCGTGTGGCCCGCCGAGCCCTCGGTCGACAAGGTGCGCGCGGCGCTGCGCGACTTCCGCGGAGCGCGCGCGTGA
- a CDS encoding DsbA family protein: MASKSTNNPPVQPTGTISTPSAVIAILIAFVGGLMIGNLTGRGSGAASEEIEMAAGDRAGGGGEPGAGPAVQDDVERFRALAPDNAPQRGPDDALVTIVMWSDFQCPFCSRVEPTIDRVIETFGNDVRVVWRNNALPFHQNAMPAAEAAMEAYAQRGDEGFWRMHNTLFENQRALERANLEQYAQQQGLDMTRFRAALDNHTHQAGIQADMQAANSLGARGTPAFFINGRQLMGAQPYEQFETVIRDEIQRANRAISGGTPRAGYYAALMRGARTAPAAAEGEAAAAKAPPRRPQPDPNAVYRVPVGDSPTKGPNDALVTIVIVSEFQCPFCNRVRPTLDQIEERYGRDVRFVFKHNPLPFHDNAMPAAEAAVEAYRQRGNDAFWRIHDLMFENQQALGREQLEGYAQQVGLDMARFRRALDEHTHRATIEADQTLARQLGASGTPSFFINGRNLRGAQPFEAFQQVIDAELARARERVSAGTPRAGVYEATIANGATSPVMLPMPEGGGEEAAAAPDADRVYDIAVPRNAPTRGAANAPVTIQIFSDFQCPFCSRVGPTIEQVMEQYEGRVRLVWRNYPLPFHQQAGPAAEAAMEVFAQRGSEAFWQFHNTLFENQRALSREDLERYATQVPGLDMARFRRALDEHTHQAAVQADMEAVRRAGAEIGTPSFFINGRLLQGAQPFPAFQQAIDRALREAPARR; the protein is encoded by the coding sequence ATGGCAAGCAAGAGCACCAACAACCCGCCGGTCCAGCCGACCGGCACGATCAGCACGCCGTCGGCCGTGATCGCGATCCTGATCGCGTTCGTCGGCGGCCTGATGATCGGCAACCTCACCGGCCGCGGGAGCGGCGCCGCCAGCGAGGAGATCGAGATGGCGGCCGGCGATCGCGCCGGCGGTGGTGGTGAGCCGGGCGCGGGCCCGGCCGTGCAGGACGACGTCGAGCGCTTCCGCGCGCTCGCGCCCGACAACGCGCCGCAGCGCGGCCCGGACGACGCCCTCGTCACGATCGTGATGTGGTCGGACTTCCAGTGCCCGTTCTGCTCGCGCGTCGAGCCGACGATCGACCGCGTGATCGAGACCTTCGGCAACGACGTGCGCGTCGTGTGGCGCAACAACGCGCTGCCGTTCCACCAGAACGCGATGCCCGCCGCGGAGGCCGCGATGGAGGCCTACGCGCAGCGTGGCGACGAGGGCTTCTGGCGCATGCACAACACGCTGTTCGAGAACCAGCGCGCCCTCGAGCGCGCGAACCTCGAGCAGTACGCGCAGCAGCAGGGCCTCGACATGACCCGCTTCCGCGCGGCGCTCGACAACCACACGCACCAGGCGGGCATCCAGGCGGACATGCAGGCCGCCAACTCGCTCGGCGCGCGTGGCACGCCCGCGTTCTTCATCAACGGCCGCCAGCTCATGGGCGCGCAGCCCTACGAGCAGTTCGAGACCGTCATCCGCGACGAGATCCAGCGCGCGAACCGCGCGATCTCGGGCGGCACGCCGCGCGCGGGCTACTACGCCGCGCTGATGCGTGGCGCGCGCACCGCGCCCGCCGCGGCCGAGGGTGAGGCCGCCGCCGCGAAGGCGCCGCCGCGCCGTCCGCAGCCGGACCCGAACGCGGTCTACCGCGTGCCGGTCGGCGACTCGCCGACGAAGGGCCCGAACGACGCGCTCGTCACGATCGTGATCGTCAGCGAGTTCCAGTGCCCGTTCTGCAACCGCGTCCGCCCCACGCTCGACCAGATCGAGGAGCGCTACGGGCGTGACGTGCGCTTCGTGTTCAAGCACAACCCGCTGCCCTTCCACGACAACGCGATGCCCGCCGCCGAGGCCGCGGTCGAGGCGTACCGCCAGCGCGGCAACGACGCGTTCTGGCGCATCCACGACCTGATGTTCGAGAACCAGCAGGCGCTCGGCCGCGAGCAGCTCGAAGGCTACGCGCAGCAGGTCGGCCTCGACATGGCGCGCTTCCGCCGCGCGCTCGACGAGCACACGCACCGCGCGACGATCGAGGCGGACCAGACGCTCGCCCGCCAGCTCGGCGCGAGCGGCACGCCGTCGTTCTTCATCAACGGCCGCAACCTGCGCGGCGCGCAGCCGTTCGAGGCGTTCCAGCAGGTGATCGACGCCGAGCTCGCGCGTGCGCGTGAGCGCGTGTCGGCGGGCACCCCGCGCGCCGGCGTGTACGAGGCGACGATCGCGAACGGCGCGACCAGCCCGGTCATGCTGCCGATGCCCGAGGGCGGCGGCGAAGAGGCCGCGGCGGCGCCCGACGCCGATCGCGTCTACGACATCGCGGTCCCGCGCAACGCGCCGACCCGCGGTGCGGCGAACGCGCCGGTCACGATCCAGATCTTCAGCGACTTCCAGTGCCCCTTCTGCTCGCGCGTCGGTCCGACGATCGAGCAGGTGATGGAGCAGTACGAGGGTCGCGTGCGCCTCGTCTGGCGCAACTACCCGCTGCCCTTCCACCAGCAGGCGGGCCCGGCGGCCGAGGCGGCGATGGAAGTGTTCGCGCAGCGCGGCTCGGAAGCGTTCTGGCAGTTCCACAACACGCTGTTCGAGAACCAGCGCGCGCTCTCGCGTGAGGATCTCGAGCGCTACGCGACGCAGGTCCCCGGCCTCGACATGGCGCGCTTCCGCCGCGCGCTCGACGAGCACACGCACCAGGCCGCCGTGCAGGCGGACATGGAGGCGGTGCGTCGCGCGGGCGCGGAGATCGGCACCCCGTCGTTCTTCATCAACGGCCGCCTGCTCCAGGGCGCGCAGCCGTTCCCCGCGTTCCAGCAGGCGATCGACCGCGCGCTCCGCGAAGCGCCCGCGCGTCGCTGA
- a CDS encoding DUF1801 domain-containing protein has protein sequence MVSTVAEYLAALPADRRAAITTVREMIIASLAPGFDETIQHGMITWSIPLSRYPETYNGQPLAVLALASQKTTMSLYLMSVDADEDERARFEAAYRATGKKLDMGKSCLRFRALADLPLDVVRDTVRRITVDGYIARYEASRPPKPAKKKPATKKH, from the coding sequence ATGGTCAGCACGGTCGCCGAGTACCTCGCTGCGCTCCCCGCCGATCGACGCGCGGCGATCACGACGGTGCGCGAGATGATCATCGCGAGCCTCGCGCCGGGCTTCGACGAGACCATCCAACACGGGATGATCACGTGGTCGATCCCGCTCTCGCGCTATCCCGAGACGTACAACGGGCAGCCGCTCGCGGTGCTCGCGCTCGCGTCGCAGAAGACGACGATGTCGCTCTATCTGATGAGCGTAGACGCCGACGAGGACGAGCGCGCGCGCTTCGAGGCGGCGTATCGCGCGACGGGCAAGAAGCTCGACATGGGCAAGTCGTGCCTGCGCTTCCGCGCGCTCGCCGACCTGCCGCTCGACGTGGTGCGCGACACCGTCCGCCGCATCACGGTCGACGGCTACATCGCGCGTTACGAGGCGAGCCGTCCGCCCAAGCCGGCGAAGAAGAAGCCGGCGACGAAGAAACACTGA